Part of the Vigna unguiculata cultivar IT97K-499-35 chromosome 3, ASM411807v1, whole genome shotgun sequence genome, aaaaattaaaaagtttatttaaattaataatatatagtttatttctttaaaaaaaagttttttctctcgcgttttatacaaattaaaattagtgacaatatttcttttcaaaattaatgtgttgcttctaaaaatattatttgcaATACTTATTGTGACTATATATGGTTATTCATCAAAAAGttgttcaaattttatttcataataattatattaaaaggtTAAGTTGAATGAATTTTACGAATCGAAACAAAGATCGAGTGATTATTTTCTTGTATATATTAATGGTAAAAACAAtcaattataacaaatttaccAATTATTTCTCAATTGATTATTATTGGAGTAACAATGtaattattgaatttaaaaactctattaaatagataaaatctACAATTTTTTGTAAACTTGTAAAACTATTCAATACTTAATTAAATACATCAACTTAAAAgtattataatatcatttttaaaatataaataaaatttcaattataaaattatatatacattcacaAATGttcaaattgttataattttgatttccAAAATCATGTGTAAAAAACTTTTAGAATCTTAACTCTCAaccattttataataatactaaaattaaggtttaattagttggaTGGTACTCACTTTGGTTCAGATGTGTCAGTCtggtacccacttttaaaaatatgtcaatctagttccaacttttgaaaaaatgtgtTAATCATGTCTCTTTCagacaaaaattactaaagtcgttaacttaattcatgacttCTACCACTAAATTTTggtataaatatcaatacttaattttgtaaatcattttaaatatcaatatcgtTAAcaggttaataatttattgctgaaaaagacctaattgagacatttttttaaaagttaggaCTCAACTAACACCTTTTAAAAAGCGAGAAAAAGCGAGTATCAAACTGACGTCTAAACAAAAGTGCgtaccatccgactaattaaacctaaaattaattattatattttgtacttaacctcaaaaggggaatttttgttcaacttttatttttcaaatgatcTTCTTTATcttaatgaaattttgagcatCTTAAATATTAATGATGATGGTCCCACCTAGGTATATGAACATATTCTCCATTTGTTATAggatcaagtttaaaaaaaaacaaagaaaagctGATTGGGGTTGTGaagttataatataaaagaatgcATAAAATCAGATACCGAATAGAATTTTTGAagaatgagaaaagaaaagaagggtGAAGAATTTGGTGATAGAAAAGAATAAGATTAAAGCTAAAGGAGAATTATTTGTTTGCTTATATCAGTTGTTAGGTTTATGCCTAACTTTGATTATAAATGATGGAATTGGAGAACTTACATTGATTTTCAGAATAAAGTGTTAAACATTACGAATGTTGGATCAATTCTCCCACAAGGCCATTTTATCGGAATTTTCTTCTCATATTccttattacaaaaaaataaaataaaaaagaacaaaataaatatcTCATTAAAGAATCAAAACAAATACGCAGATGAAGATTTGGTCTTTAATTGCTGTTTTAAAATTGTggtactaaaaaatattaaaatatcttttttttcggttaacttttttgtttcattgtaatataaaaacaaatattcttccatttattacttttaattgtATGTAGAGGGTGTGAttcaaaaaataacttaaaaattaaataaaagcttgactattaaattaaaatggataaaatacattttatttttccttaatgatatgaagaaaaacaaaaaataatgatcATAAACTATAGATAGAAATTATGAAGTTGCCTCGTTTATTTGTTcagccattttttttatttttttggttagGAAAATTTAAAgtctaaataattatataagaaaatagaGTCCCCAAATCTAGGAATGTTCATATGTCGGAGAGAATATCTAGTAAAGTGTCATtcacaaaataattagaaatagacAAATATTAGAATGGCCTATTTTTAGGATTAAAAATACTTCTATTAAATTAAGAACGTTTTTACTGGAAGTTTaccttatatattttaataatgcaaaattatttactaataaatagattaattttgaTAACCCAGATTGATAACTTCAATTGTTGTATTTAGACCTATATCATTCAATAAAGAAAATCcttgtttgtttttaaaaatatatttgaaagagtgaatttaaattattcaacagacaaaaagagatgaaatttaggttatttgaattaaaatgaataacaagaaataatgaaaaatgagaaaaaaaagtttatgtGATATGATtgatttgataaattaaaaatttatttgaattaatacaatcgaataattatcattttacacttgtggttaaaattaatttaaaataaaaatttaaaataaattcttacaaatattactattattattaaataaattattattattattattattattattgttgttgttgttctctttaattaaatagataaaatttagtaataCTCTTAGCATATTCACATCTACACTAAAATTAAACAAGGATAAAAATGTCAAACAACATTGAACACTTGACAATAATGGCTTTTCTCTTCGCTAGTGCATGGAAATTCTTCAACCACTTCCCTACTTTTCTATCTTCACAAATGATGAGCCCATAATCCATACCAAACATGGATGAGgaagtttaagaaaaataaacatgtttagGAGAAAAGTTTATTCACCTTCTTTCTTATACTTGGTTTagcttttgttttaaaataaaacttatgttTGTACTATGTATTGTAGGGTTACTAATGACACCTCTCCTTTTTGAGGTTCTCAACTTCTAGAGGAATGAAAGGTTAAAAAGGAGCCTAATCCAACGAGGGTATTTATCACCATATCCTTCTTTTGCTAAGAATACCTCCTTAGAAGTAGAAATGAGAGTATCTAGAAAGAGGCGACCACATGGACACTTGGAGGAGAGAAATAAGCTTTATGATGATCATGTAATAAGTGGAAAATATTATTCCTCTACATCATTATAAGAATTATCTAGAAAGTAATTTATGTATTTGCTAAATAACCCTCACTTTTGCTAAGTTGTcctctcatctttatctttgtAGTAAGTTGTcctctcatctttatctttgtAGTTTTCCTACAAAGCCCTTCCCACCACTTCTAAaagatttattaatattaaggATAGAAAAATAGGTCAACCGATAACCTGATCCACTTTTGACCTGCTAAAAACAGGTCGGAATGGACTAACCTAGCTAGCTCGCCAAGTTAAAACAGTTTGAAACTTATAACCCAGCCCGCATAGGCAAGTCGACGGGTTGGCGGATTCACAGATTGACATTCTAATTTTTTCCCTAATTTGAACAGTCACGACCACACCTTTGCCAttcaaaaatttacaaattcagGGCaactcaaaaatttaattatactatttaaataaattaaaatcaagttttaaaaatttcatctcaataaaatatttccatATTATCATTAAAGTATTGTTTAAtcattgtatattattattaaattacactttaatttattaatgtaaaacctaaattaaattttaatgataatatataaacaattacTTAATACGAATTACAATTATGAAGATCAAAGTTACATTTATTgtgagttatttatttatttataggcaTTGTTAACTTTAATACATATACATGGGTGTGAAATTAAACCAATTCTAATCCTACAGATTGGTATGTTAAACTAAAACTCGGTTTGATCTATCCAAGGTTAGTAAGTTAATAGATTAGCtcacaaatgtttttttttacaatttattgcattacaataaaaataaattaacttaatttattttgtataacaGGAAAATTAAAGTGTTCACAtaactttcaaaatattaatataaagataatagttaaaaattaaagtattaactCATAAAttgacaaacaaattaattaagcattcaaactattcaaatataattgaacattcaaatattataataaataattataataaaaaaattgtaaaaaaaatgttgatgagTTAAATAGGTCAACTCGAAGTTCAACCCAACTTGAAACTTTTTAATTCATGAGTTTGACTcacatattaaaattcattttgacatatcaacatatatatttcTAAGAATAAAAAACCCGTTGAGCCCATTTTTTCTCTTCCCACCGAAATAATTAATGAACTTACATCTTTCTTTTGCTTCTATGCAAACTTGAAAACGAATACATGGCAACAAAGAATGTCCACTGAATTTAACTTCCTACACTGTCGAATACTTCAAATAAATCACTTTTGATATGAATACTCATCAATTGCAGATAGACCTTATTTACTACGTTTAAAAACAAAGCTCAGGTGTTGTGCATTGAATTTTAGCACTATTATTACACTTTGAACGTTTGTATTCAAACAATTTCACAGTTCTAGGAAGGTATTGGTTTCGTTCTTAAAAAGCCTCACTATAAAAATGGTATCAATCGCTTTCATGATTTGAATTTGTTACCTCagataacaaattaaaagacattAACATCATAATTAGTATAGAACAAATTAATACCTACATATCAAATCAACTTTTTATCATGATTCTCCAATGAAGTAACTTTGGGGGCGAAGGAAAATTAATACCGGATCAGATGCGTGAAGTAAATATGGTTGACATATTGTAATGACCTGATAATCATCAACTGCTGAATATCAAATATAGAAGAGATTAGCATTCAAACCTTCTAGTGACGTTAGATCCCAAAAGATGGTGCATGAAAGTACTGAAAAGTTTTAAAGATTGGTTATAGACCATAAAGGTAATTATGAAAGCAATGCCACAAAATGAATGGGGGCAGAAGATAAGTTGACAGCTAGGATCAGCTATTGCAAGGTCCAATATACTTATTGCACAACCATATATCTGTGAGAATCGGATTAAGCATGTTCTAAATTAAAGACACATTTTTGGTTTATGTACAGCTCCTACcatattttttcttccttctaacCAATCAAAAACAACAGCTGTCAGATAGGATAAAAGATATTCTTCTTTCGtacatgtaaattaaaaaaacaaaacaaaaagtcaAGTATATGACACTGCCATTCTGATATCAGAATGGTTGTGAACAAGTCCTTCATGGGAGAAACTGTAGAAAACTGAGTTGTTCTCGAGAAATTGTAACAAAACTTACACTGGTTTATTTAGCAAAGCTGCTTACTCATCCTCTTTACTTGACTTCCTTCTCTATTGACCTTTAACAAAATGAGTACACAACAAATTGTACAGAACTCAAAAATAGCTATAACAAATTCGAATGCAATGCTGGAAAAAGTGAACATGTTACAAATTAGAGAAACCAGAGTTCATTGAGTACTAACCTCTAGCATGACATCACAAGTCTTGGCTCCCATTACTACATTATTATCTGGTGAAGTCAACTATAACTATAAATGTGAAGAATGATATGATTACAAGGGGCAGTTATACATGGAAGGCCATAATTGATGaatgaatacaattttttatcttatgagACCCATGTGAATCTGGAATTCAATTAAGCAAACAATACGCAAGTAAATTAAGTTGCTTTGGTTCCACAAGCTGTTTATCAAGTGAACGGAATAACCCATATTTCATAATCACTTTTCAattcattcatatttttctctttcaaagaagctacaaaaataacaaagacAAAACTAATCCCTTCATTAATTACTTTCCCCAGAAAAAATTGCAAAGCAAATCACACCGATCCTCAAAGGCAAATCAACCACTCCTGCACTGCAGAGGAATCTGATAAGCAACCTCTAAGGCAAAGggattaaatacatataatatcGAGGACTATATAATTTCATGAAGttcaaaattcaacaaaaaaaaaccgTTTGCAAAATCAAAGCTCATCCTCCATCCTCAAGTACTCTCCCACATCGCCCTGGTGCAGAACAACGATGCCATTGGGATCCAACTTCCTGCAATCCTGCGTAGACTTGGCCGCGACACCGAAACCCAACGGCACATCCGCCATGGAAAACACGACAACTCCGTCGCCGGCGGCGATGTTGTCCGTGATTCTGCCCAACGCGCCCTTCAAAACGTGGTTTCCATACAAGAAAGACATCTCAGACTGCGGTTTCAGCCATACCTTGTGCTTGGCGTTGGCAGCGAGCAAGTTTAGGGCCTGGACGGTGAGGTGGAAGCTGCCGCCGTGTGTGTACTTGCCGATGCAGGTGCCGAGCGAGACAAGGTTGGGACGAGCGACGTTGGTGGCGCGCTTGACGAGGGATTCGCTGGCATAGTAGATCTTGTTCTTGTGGAGGCGGAAGCAGTAGCGGCCAGGGTTGGCGTCGGGGCCCTCGTGAGAGGGGTTCTCGACGATGTTCTTGAGGTTGTTTCCGACGAATTTGAAGAGTTTCTCGAACACTACGCTCGTCTCCTTCTCATCCAAAGGTCTcatcttcctctttctctctcgCTCCCTCCTTCTAGGGTTTTACAGCGAGATTAGGGTTTTTGGTTTTGTTGACTTCAGAAGATGAAAAAGAGACTAATGCCTGAAAAAGACCCCAAGGCCCAAAACGGGAACAGAAATTTCTTTGGGTCTGGGGTACTTGTGCGGCCCAATAGACAAGTGGATATCTGTGTCTCtggttacttttttattatttttataaatttatatattgtatttatttaaaatgttagtattttatatataatattcacatataaatgatcataaattaatttaaattagtctttttaatttttctaacacaTAATAGtcaagaataaaatttatagttGTGTAAAAgatcaataaatttatatatatgtggatataaatattgtaaatagttaGTAGGCTattaatacattaataaaatagCCAACTTGTAAATGgaaagatgaaataaaaaaaaaaaactaagaagtcatgttagaagtgggtttaAAGCCTAACTTAACCCCATAAAATCGGCTTTTTGGGTGAGGTGTGCagctcacttatatattgtgaattggtcttatctctagtcgacgtggaacttccaacacaccccttCACGCCgatgttagaagtgggtttaaagcctaactcaaccccacaaaaccggcttggaAGATGAGATTTAcatctcacttatatattataaattgacattatttctagtcgatgtgaAACTTTCAACACGTCAGAAAGcttaaattgttcaaaattaaaCCACCAATTGTTTAATTTAACCGTGTAGATTATAATTGACAGTTTAATTTAACCGTGTAGATTATAATTGACAAATATGGAGAGTTGATAGTACCAATACATTAAATTCATAAGTTTTGACTTacctttaaaaataatacatgtgTGCTCTTCGTTCAATTTTTTTGAGCACGGTCGTTATCTATTTAGTGTGTTGATGTGATGCTCGTAACATTTACTCTAGTTTGATAATCTATTCACCAAATTctgatttagttttttcaaaGGTGCTATTAACAAGATCATAAATGGATGTTAATACTATTTGTCTTCACCACATGCTTGAATAAACTTTTTAGTG contains:
- the LOC114176230 gene encoding 60S ribosome subunit biogenesis protein NIP7 homolog, with the translated sequence MRPLDEKETSVVFEKLFKFVGNNLKNIVENPSHEGPDANPGRYCFRLHKNKIYYASESLVKRATNVARPNLVSLGTCIGKYTHGGSFHLTVQALNLLAANAKHKVWLKPQSEMSFLYGNHVLKGALGRITDNIAAGDGVVVFSMADVPLGFGVAAKSTQDCRKLDPNGIVVLHQGDVGEYLRMEDEL